TATAAAAAACTATCcgaaaatgtcctcaaatatatttataattactagaattttatattttaaaaaaagtatacaataagaaactgcactttttggttctttctttgtttctctctttttaggaaattttcttgtaactttttaaataatttcttgctaatttttaagcaatgttttaaatttgtacATTGCTTTCTCCccttcaaaaaatcaaaaatcaaaccaattttcccagatttcagaggtttaaattcaTGCAGGCCAACATTACATCATCTAAACATGAGAGACATTGACCTCTAGTGTCTGCTGATAAAACTGAGAGGTAAAAAGCTGCAGCAGAGGTAGCAGCACTCACCTGAGCGGAGGCAGGCCGCAGGTGTGAGCCTGATAGAAAAGAGTGTACCAGTAAGGCAGCAAACAGTACCTGCGAGCACAAGAGAAACGGCCGAGAGACTCACACTCAAACttaatgttgtctttaaaaaaacaaacaacaaaacaaggcaCACGTCACAGATTTCTTAATGCATGTTTAATTTTGCATGCTAACTCTGACATGTAAGTCTTCCGAACctgagcaatttaaaaaatgacccccaaattagcGAGAAATTTGTGGtaaaaaatttcaagaaaattaactgaaaattagtgaaaaaaaacaattacaacaatACACcacagaaatgacctggaaaaaggtGCTTCAAAATTAGAATTATTTTGTTAgataatttcaaattttaattgttatttataaatataatttttcttttttcctaaacatttgtaatttctttcaatttgttaaacatttcttaccaaattgctcattgccttttcctcatgtttttgaaagaaatcacaccaatttgtaaaaatattttttctggccTTGCTGGGATTTGTTCtcatcttttaaccctttgaaacctgagcaagttggaccgatttatgtcaaaaacatgggaagaaatgAATGAGCAATGCAAGAAGAAATTccccaaaaatgtgaaagaaattagtaaaatgttcaagaaaatgacctgaaaataagctaaaaaggaaacacactcttaaaataataatcgatctttaaaaattattttaaagatgcaattacgataattataaatgtagtttttaccCAGCTTTTCAAATTTGGGGTGGTCTaaatgtttcagctggttgaaatctttgatcctcactgctagatgccactgaatCTGACACACTGCACCTTTAGTACCTCTGTTGGATCGCAGACCGGATTGCAGCGGTGACTTCTTCTCCAAACAGCCACGGCTCGCGGCGCTTTGTCACGTTTGCAGAGTGACCTCTGAAAAACGGCTGCAGGGCGGCTGCCTGGTACCAGCGCACCAGCAGCTCCGGCTCCGGGTCCTGAATGAACCCACCGACATCGGCTGAAACgcagaaagaaaaatcagagGCTTTAACCCTCgtcattagttttcttgtgttgcgttcagacaattttcacaagcatttaaacctctgaaagctgggaaaaatggtttgatttcctttgacAACAcgggaaaaaaattaatgagcaacttggcaagaaatgttctgtaatttgagaaaaaaaatctgtaaaaaaaaaaaaaaaaaagtaaataccaGATAAGGATTAAGGGATTACGAAATTACAGGACAATGGCCAGGAATTTATGCCtcttatattttgaaaaaaattacagaaaaaaaaacgtattagCACATTATTgcattgttttcttgtttttgattttttcttttttttccccccttttttcaattaattagttttctatttttctcaggtaattttcttttttatcttattttatttatttatttattactaaatTCTAGCTaaattttggggcattttttggTTAGTTGCTCATCAAATCAGTCCAGTTTCCTCACCTCCACAAAATCCGATGCCTGTGATGCTGAGAGACAGAAGCATCGGAATCGAGATCTTCAGATATTCCCAGGTGGCTACGTTGTCACCGGTCCATATCGCTCCTGCatccaaaacaaaatcaatccAAACAAACCGTGCAGTTAAAG
This region of Plectropomus leopardus isolate mb unplaced genomic scaffold, YSFRI_Pleo_2.0 unplaced_scaffold25168, whole genome shotgun sequence genomic DNA includes:
- the LOC121966591 gene encoding neutral alpha-glucosidase C-like, which produces ESSYIDFSSPDTRAWYSRCFSLDKYKGSTPSLFVWNDMNEPSVFDGPEQTMPKDAVHYGGWEHRELHNLYGFYQHMATVDGLITRSGGSERPFVLSRSFFAGSQRFGAIWTGDNVATWEYLKISIPMLLSLSITGIGFCGADVGGFIQDPEPELLVRWYQAAALQPFFRGHSANVTKRREPWLFGEEVTAAIRSAIQQRYCLLPYWYTLFYQAHTCGLPPL